One Glycine max cultivar Williams 82 chromosome 6, Glycine_max_v4.0, whole genome shotgun sequence DNA segment encodes these proteins:
- the LOC100820241 gene encoding J domain-containing protein required for chloroplast accumulation response 1 isoform X10, with amino-acid sequence MERFYSSQRESLLLGYNNDYINSLIPRSSSSDSNSEVDFTDVFGGPPRRSSVNEARQTVGELSEEEGERGWCRWPPEREKPVFGEDSGNRRRHPTNKNSDFFDDIFGGEASGSVCSTPKKRVGDAFALSRVSSPLPLPPAADPVVGSLPATFSLPAKLTNGVDLPTFGSSTRNRNLSNINDGIVASNGLKPYRQSLLSQEFSNSSTSDKADKGSIMKQNISISEGSPGASNGQFHFSIYKWASKGVPMVMPLRTERNSRNKDKAKLERCSSAKEWIVSEITTQNPIEYNGSPLMNNRKQDVPTTSTPTENGSDSNQIVEQIVSAKTQSDKSSSPQTITKDVPTSSISHDAREVESSTRSTGEIGFSGKTEAAKETQKREPKPLQFLFKESDKKQDNDETITREREENRMKSSKKLSAVFDVTVNPIKQEEKTVPLRDVGRSKAISQGSVSLGENMGKGLVKGKVKEFARIFNQEAVTKPKFDSNSRSQGSTYKKREALRAKNEVEGGPEQSKKYNSATETTNISANILSHEEDISEPEIPDISFTVIGDKDESFHGSFMIQVLAQDEDEVLQNQENQEIQTIDNKIKQWSKGKEGNIRSLLSTLQYDSSVAVMHSKYMIKVGIMGVLGSLDKVHSL; translated from the exons ATGGAGCGATTTTATTCTTCTCAACGAGAGAGCCTTCTTTTAGGGTACAATAATGACTATATTAATTCTCTGATTCCGAGGTCGTCGTCCAGCGATTCGAACTCGGAGGTTGATTTCACCGACGTGTTTGGGGGGCCGCCGCGGCGGTCTTCGGTGAACGAAGCGCGGCAGACTGTGGGTGAATTGAGTGAAGAGGAAGGGGAAAGAGGTTGGTGCAGGTGGCCGCCGGAGCGGGAAAAACCGGTGTTTGGGGAGGATAGTGGAAACCGGAGGCGGCATCCCACAAACAAGAACAGTGACTTCTTCGATGATATATTCGGAGGAGAGGCATCAGGGAGCGTGTGTTCCACGCCAAAGAAGCGCGTTGGGGACGCTTTCGCGTTGTCTCGAGTGTCCAGCCCTCTGCCTCTGCCTCCTGCGGCTGATCCCGTTGTTGGCTCTCTCCCTGCAACCTTCAG CCTTCCTGCCAAATTGACAAATGGAGTGGACCTTCCAACATTTGGTTCCTCCACTAGGAATAGGAACCTCAGCAACATCAACGATGGTATTGTTGCTTCAAATGGATTAAAGCCTTATCGACAAAGTCTTCTATCACAGGAGTTTTCAAACTCCAGCACATCTGATAAAGCCGACAAAGGAAGCATTATGAAACAAAACATATCTATTAGTGAAGGTTCGCCTGGTGCTAGTAATGGCCAGTTTCATTTCTCAATTTACAAATGGGCAAGTAAAGGGGTGCCAATGGTGATGCCTCTTAGGACAGAGAGAAACTCAAGGAACAAAGATAAGGCTAAACTTGAGAGATGCTCAAGTGCTAAGGAATGGATAGTCAGTGAAATTACCACTCAAAATCCTATAGAATATAATGGTTCCCCTTTGATGAATAATAGAAAACAAGATGTGCCAACTACTTCCACACCCACTGAAAATGGATCAGATTCAAATCAGATTGTAGAACAAATAGTTTCTGCCAAAACTCAATCAGATAAATCAAGCAGTCCTCAAACTATTACTAAAGATGTTCCTACAAGTTCTATCTCGCATGACGCTAGAGAAGTAGAATCAAGTACTCGTTCTACAGGTGAGATAGGCTTCTCTGGAAAAActgaggcagcaaaggaaaCTCAGAAGCGTGAGCCCAAACCATTACAATTTCTGTTCAAAGAAAGTGATAAGAAACAAG ATAATGATGAGACGATTACAAGGGAGAGAGAAGAAAACAGGATGAAAAGCTCAAAAAAGTTGTCTGCTGTTTTCGATGTTACCGTGAATCCAattaaacaagaagaaaagacaGTTCCCTTGAGGGATGTGGGACGTAGCAAAGCCATTTCCCAGGGTTCGGTAAGCTTAGGTGAGAATATGGGGAAAGGCCTAGTGAAAGGAAAGGTCAAGGAATTCGCTCGAATTTTCAACCAAGAAGCTGTAACAAAACCCAAATTTGACTCCAACTCTCGATCTCAGGGTTCTACATACAAGAAGAGAGAGGCTTTAAGGGCAAAGAATGAA GTGGAAGGTGGTCCAGAACAATCCAAGAAGTATAACTCTGCCACAGAGACCACAAACATCTCTGCTAACATTTTGTCTCATGAAGAAGATATATCAGAACCAG AAATTCCTGATATATCATTTACTGTTATTGGAGATAAAGACGAGTCCTTCCATGGGAGTTTCATG ATACAAGTATTAGCCCAAGATGAAGATGAGGTCTTACAaaaccaagaaaatcaagaaatCCAG ACGATTGACAACAAGATAAAACAATGGTCTAAAGGGAAGGAAGGAAACATACGCTCCCTGCTATCGACATTACAatat GATAGTTCTGTAGCAGTTATGCATTCCAAGTATATGATCAAAGTAGGGATTATGGGTGTATTAGGCAGCTTGGACAAAGTGCATTCTCTTTGA
- the LOC100820241 gene encoding J domain-containing protein required for chloroplast accumulation response 1 isoform X5, whose product MERFYSSQRESLLLGYNNDYINSLIPRSSSSDSNSEVDFTDVFGGPPRRSSVNEARQTVGELSEEEGERGWCRWPPEREKPVFGEDSGNRRRHPTNKNSDFFDDIFGGEASGSVCSTPKKRVGDAFALSRVSSPLPLPPAADPVVGSLPATFSLPAKLTNGVDLPTFGSSTRNRNLSNINDGIVASNGLKPYRQSLLSQEFSNSSTSDKADKGSIMKQNISISEGSPGASNGQFHFSIYKWASKGVPMVMPLRTERNSRNKDKAKLERCSSAKEWIVSEITTQNPIEYNGSPLMNNRKQDVPTTSTPTENGSDSNQIVEQIVSAKTQSDKSSSPQTITKDVPTSSISHDAREVESSTRSTGEIGFSGKTEAAKETQKREPKPLQFLFKESDKKQDNDETITREREENRMKSSKKLSAVFDVTVNPIKQEEKTVPLRDVGRSKAISQGSVSLGENMGKGLVKGKVKEFARIFNQEAVTKPKFDSNSRSQGSTYKKREALRAKNEVEGGPEQSKKYNSATETTNISANILSHEEDISEPEIPDISFTVIGDKDESFHGSFMIQVLAQDEDEVLQNQENQEIQTIDNKIKQWSKGKEGNIRSLLSTLQYFCSSYAFQVYDQSRDYGCIRQLGQSAFSLRVSQLWDNIPALVSVLWPECGWKYVPLVDIIEGNAVKRSYQRALLCLHPDKLQQKGASSDQKYIAEKVFDILQEQ is encoded by the exons ATGGAGCGATTTTATTCTTCTCAACGAGAGAGCCTTCTTTTAGGGTACAATAATGACTATATTAATTCTCTGATTCCGAGGTCGTCGTCCAGCGATTCGAACTCGGAGGTTGATTTCACCGACGTGTTTGGGGGGCCGCCGCGGCGGTCTTCGGTGAACGAAGCGCGGCAGACTGTGGGTGAATTGAGTGAAGAGGAAGGGGAAAGAGGTTGGTGCAGGTGGCCGCCGGAGCGGGAAAAACCGGTGTTTGGGGAGGATAGTGGAAACCGGAGGCGGCATCCCACAAACAAGAACAGTGACTTCTTCGATGATATATTCGGAGGAGAGGCATCAGGGAGCGTGTGTTCCACGCCAAAGAAGCGCGTTGGGGACGCTTTCGCGTTGTCTCGAGTGTCCAGCCCTCTGCCTCTGCCTCCTGCGGCTGATCCCGTTGTTGGCTCTCTCCCTGCAACCTTCAG CCTTCCTGCCAAATTGACAAATGGAGTGGACCTTCCAACATTTGGTTCCTCCACTAGGAATAGGAACCTCAGCAACATCAACGATGGTATTGTTGCTTCAAATGGATTAAAGCCTTATCGACAAAGTCTTCTATCACAGGAGTTTTCAAACTCCAGCACATCTGATAAAGCCGACAAAGGAAGCATTATGAAACAAAACATATCTATTAGTGAAGGTTCGCCTGGTGCTAGTAATGGCCAGTTTCATTTCTCAATTTACAAATGGGCAAGTAAAGGGGTGCCAATGGTGATGCCTCTTAGGACAGAGAGAAACTCAAGGAACAAAGATAAGGCTAAACTTGAGAGATGCTCAAGTGCTAAGGAATGGATAGTCAGTGAAATTACCACTCAAAATCCTATAGAATATAATGGTTCCCCTTTGATGAATAATAGAAAACAAGATGTGCCAACTACTTCCACACCCACTGAAAATGGATCAGATTCAAATCAGATTGTAGAACAAATAGTTTCTGCCAAAACTCAATCAGATAAATCAAGCAGTCCTCAAACTATTACTAAAGATGTTCCTACAAGTTCTATCTCGCATGACGCTAGAGAAGTAGAATCAAGTACTCGTTCTACAGGTGAGATAGGCTTCTCTGGAAAAActgaggcagcaaaggaaaCTCAGAAGCGTGAGCCCAAACCATTACAATTTCTGTTCAAAGAAAGTGATAAGAAACAAG ATAATGATGAGACGATTACAAGGGAGAGAGAAGAAAACAGGATGAAAAGCTCAAAAAAGTTGTCTGCTGTTTTCGATGTTACCGTGAATCCAattaaacaagaagaaaagacaGTTCCCTTGAGGGATGTGGGACGTAGCAAAGCCATTTCCCAGGGTTCGGTAAGCTTAGGTGAGAATATGGGGAAAGGCCTAGTGAAAGGAAAGGTCAAGGAATTCGCTCGAATTTTCAACCAAGAAGCTGTAACAAAACCCAAATTTGACTCCAACTCTCGATCTCAGGGTTCTACATACAAGAAGAGAGAGGCTTTAAGGGCAAAGAATGAA GTGGAAGGTGGTCCAGAACAATCCAAGAAGTATAACTCTGCCACAGAGACCACAAACATCTCTGCTAACATTTTGTCTCATGAAGAAGATATATCAGAACCAG AAATTCCTGATATATCATTTACTGTTATTGGAGATAAAGACGAGTCCTTCCATGGGAGTTTCATG ATACAAGTATTAGCCCAAGATGAAGATGAGGTCTTACAaaaccaagaaaatcaagaaatCCAG ACGATTGACAACAAGATAAAACAATGGTCTAAAGGGAAGGAAGGAAACATACGCTCCCTGCTATCGACATTACAatat TTCTGTAGCAGTTATGCATTCCAAGTATATGATCAAAGTAGGGATTATGGGTGTATTAGGCAGCTTGGACAAAGTGCATTCTCTTTGAGAGTTTCTCAACTCTGGGATAACATTCCTGCTCTAGTTTCC GTACTTTGGCCGGAGTGTGGATGGAAGTATGTGCCTCTTGTTGATATAATCGAAGGGAACGCAGTGAAAAGATCTTATCAAAGAGCTTTACTCTGTCTGCATCCAGATAAGTTGCAGCAAAAGGGTGCTTCTTcagaccaaaaatatattgcaGAAAAAGTTTTTGATATTTTACAG GAACAATGA
- the LOC100820241 gene encoding J domain-containing protein required for chloroplast accumulation response 1 isoform X4 encodes MERFYSSQRESLLLGYNNDYINSLIPRSSSSDSNSEVDFTDVFGGPPRRSSVNEARQTVGELSEEEGERGWCRWPPEREKPVFGEDSGNRRRHPTNKNSDFFDDIFGGEASGSVCSTPKKRVGDAFALSRVSSPLPLPPAADPVVGSLPATFSLPAKLTNGVDLPTFGSSTRNRNLSNINDGIVASNGLKPYRQSLLSQEFSNSSTSDKADKGSIMKQNISISEGSPGASNGQFHFSIYKWASKGVPMVMPLRTERNSRNKDKAKLERCSSAKEWIVSEITTQNPIEYNGSPLMNNRKQDVPTTSTPTENGSDSNQIVEQIVSAKTQSDKSSSPQTITKDVPTSSISHDAREVESSTRSTGEIGFSGKTEAAKETQKREPKPLQFLFKESDKKQDNDETITREREENRMKSSKKLSAVFDVTVNPIKQEEKTVPLRDVGRSKAISQGSVSLGENMGKGLVKGKVKEFARIFNQEAVTKPKFDSNSRSQGSTYKKREALRAKNEVEGGPEQSKKYNSATETTNISANILSHEEDISEPEIPDISFTVIGDKDESFHGSFMIQVLAQDEDEVLQNQENQEIQTIDNKIKQWSKGKEGNIRSLLSTLQYFCSSYAFQVYDQSRDYGCIRQLGQSAFSLRVSQLWDNIPALVSVLWPECGWKYVPLVDIIEGNAVKRSYQRALLCLHPDKLQQKGASSDQKYIAEKVFDILQADIFGIF; translated from the exons ATGGAGCGATTTTATTCTTCTCAACGAGAGAGCCTTCTTTTAGGGTACAATAATGACTATATTAATTCTCTGATTCCGAGGTCGTCGTCCAGCGATTCGAACTCGGAGGTTGATTTCACCGACGTGTTTGGGGGGCCGCCGCGGCGGTCTTCGGTGAACGAAGCGCGGCAGACTGTGGGTGAATTGAGTGAAGAGGAAGGGGAAAGAGGTTGGTGCAGGTGGCCGCCGGAGCGGGAAAAACCGGTGTTTGGGGAGGATAGTGGAAACCGGAGGCGGCATCCCACAAACAAGAACAGTGACTTCTTCGATGATATATTCGGAGGAGAGGCATCAGGGAGCGTGTGTTCCACGCCAAAGAAGCGCGTTGGGGACGCTTTCGCGTTGTCTCGAGTGTCCAGCCCTCTGCCTCTGCCTCCTGCGGCTGATCCCGTTGTTGGCTCTCTCCCTGCAACCTTCAG CCTTCCTGCCAAATTGACAAATGGAGTGGACCTTCCAACATTTGGTTCCTCCACTAGGAATAGGAACCTCAGCAACATCAACGATGGTATTGTTGCTTCAAATGGATTAAAGCCTTATCGACAAAGTCTTCTATCACAGGAGTTTTCAAACTCCAGCACATCTGATAAAGCCGACAAAGGAAGCATTATGAAACAAAACATATCTATTAGTGAAGGTTCGCCTGGTGCTAGTAATGGCCAGTTTCATTTCTCAATTTACAAATGGGCAAGTAAAGGGGTGCCAATGGTGATGCCTCTTAGGACAGAGAGAAACTCAAGGAACAAAGATAAGGCTAAACTTGAGAGATGCTCAAGTGCTAAGGAATGGATAGTCAGTGAAATTACCACTCAAAATCCTATAGAATATAATGGTTCCCCTTTGATGAATAATAGAAAACAAGATGTGCCAACTACTTCCACACCCACTGAAAATGGATCAGATTCAAATCAGATTGTAGAACAAATAGTTTCTGCCAAAACTCAATCAGATAAATCAAGCAGTCCTCAAACTATTACTAAAGATGTTCCTACAAGTTCTATCTCGCATGACGCTAGAGAAGTAGAATCAAGTACTCGTTCTACAGGTGAGATAGGCTTCTCTGGAAAAActgaggcagcaaaggaaaCTCAGAAGCGTGAGCCCAAACCATTACAATTTCTGTTCAAAGAAAGTGATAAGAAACAAG ATAATGATGAGACGATTACAAGGGAGAGAGAAGAAAACAGGATGAAAAGCTCAAAAAAGTTGTCTGCTGTTTTCGATGTTACCGTGAATCCAattaaacaagaagaaaagacaGTTCCCTTGAGGGATGTGGGACGTAGCAAAGCCATTTCCCAGGGTTCGGTAAGCTTAGGTGAGAATATGGGGAAAGGCCTAGTGAAAGGAAAGGTCAAGGAATTCGCTCGAATTTTCAACCAAGAAGCTGTAACAAAACCCAAATTTGACTCCAACTCTCGATCTCAGGGTTCTACATACAAGAAGAGAGAGGCTTTAAGGGCAAAGAATGAA GTGGAAGGTGGTCCAGAACAATCCAAGAAGTATAACTCTGCCACAGAGACCACAAACATCTCTGCTAACATTTTGTCTCATGAAGAAGATATATCAGAACCAG AAATTCCTGATATATCATTTACTGTTATTGGAGATAAAGACGAGTCCTTCCATGGGAGTTTCATG ATACAAGTATTAGCCCAAGATGAAGATGAGGTCTTACAaaaccaagaaaatcaagaaatCCAG ACGATTGACAACAAGATAAAACAATGGTCTAAAGGGAAGGAAGGAAACATACGCTCCCTGCTATCGACATTACAatat TTCTGTAGCAGTTATGCATTCCAAGTATATGATCAAAGTAGGGATTATGGGTGTATTAGGCAGCTTGGACAAAGTGCATTCTCTTTGAGAGTTTCTCAACTCTGGGATAACATTCCTGCTCTAGTTTCC GTACTTTGGCCGGAGTGTGGATGGAAGTATGTGCCTCTTGTTGATATAATCGAAGGGAACGCAGTGAAAAGATCTTATCAAAGAGCTTTACTCTGTCTGCATCCAGATAAGTTGCAGCAAAAGGGTGCTTCTTcagaccaaaaatatattgcaGAAAAAGTTTTTGATATTTTACAG GCAGacatttttggaattttttga
- the LOC100820241 gene encoding J domain-containing protein required for chloroplast accumulation response 1 isoform X2, which yields MERFYSSQRESLLLGYNNDYINSLIPRSSSSDSNSEVDFTDVFGGPPRRSSVNEARQTVGELSEEEGERGWCRWPPEREKPVFGEDSGNRRRHPTNKNSDFFDDIFGGEASGSVCSTPKKRVGDAFALSRVSSPLPLPPAADPVVGSLPATFSLPAKLTNGVDLPTFGSSTRNRNLSNINDGIVASNGLKPYRQSLLSQEFSNSSTSDKADKGSIMKQNISISEGSPGASNGQFHFSIYKWASKGVPMVMPLRTERNSRNKDKAKLERCSSAKEWIVSEITTQNPIEYNGSPLMNNRKQDVPTTSTPTENGSDSNQIVEQIVSAKTQSDKSSSPQTITKDVPTSSISHDAREVESSTRSTGEIGFSGKTEAAKETQKREPKPLQFLFKESDKKQDNDETITREREENRMKSSKKLSAVFDVTVNPIKQEEKTVPLRDVGRSKAISQGSVSLGENMGKGLVKGKVKEFARIFNQEAVTKPKFDSNSRSQGSTYKKREALRAKNEVEGGPEQSKKYNSATETTNISANILSHEEDISEPEIPDISFTVIGDKDESFHGSFMIQVLAQDEDEVLQNQENQEIQTIDNKIKQWSKGKEGNIRSLLSTLQYFCSSYAFQVYDQSRDYGCIRQLGQSAFSLRVSQLWDNIPALVSVLWPECGWKYVPLVDIIEGNAVKRSYQRALLCLHPDKLQQKGASSDQKYIAEKVFDILQVYSSNLPNN from the exons ATGGAGCGATTTTATTCTTCTCAACGAGAGAGCCTTCTTTTAGGGTACAATAATGACTATATTAATTCTCTGATTCCGAGGTCGTCGTCCAGCGATTCGAACTCGGAGGTTGATTTCACCGACGTGTTTGGGGGGCCGCCGCGGCGGTCTTCGGTGAACGAAGCGCGGCAGACTGTGGGTGAATTGAGTGAAGAGGAAGGGGAAAGAGGTTGGTGCAGGTGGCCGCCGGAGCGGGAAAAACCGGTGTTTGGGGAGGATAGTGGAAACCGGAGGCGGCATCCCACAAACAAGAACAGTGACTTCTTCGATGATATATTCGGAGGAGAGGCATCAGGGAGCGTGTGTTCCACGCCAAAGAAGCGCGTTGGGGACGCTTTCGCGTTGTCTCGAGTGTCCAGCCCTCTGCCTCTGCCTCCTGCGGCTGATCCCGTTGTTGGCTCTCTCCCTGCAACCTTCAG CCTTCCTGCCAAATTGACAAATGGAGTGGACCTTCCAACATTTGGTTCCTCCACTAGGAATAGGAACCTCAGCAACATCAACGATGGTATTGTTGCTTCAAATGGATTAAAGCCTTATCGACAAAGTCTTCTATCACAGGAGTTTTCAAACTCCAGCACATCTGATAAAGCCGACAAAGGAAGCATTATGAAACAAAACATATCTATTAGTGAAGGTTCGCCTGGTGCTAGTAATGGCCAGTTTCATTTCTCAATTTACAAATGGGCAAGTAAAGGGGTGCCAATGGTGATGCCTCTTAGGACAGAGAGAAACTCAAGGAACAAAGATAAGGCTAAACTTGAGAGATGCTCAAGTGCTAAGGAATGGATAGTCAGTGAAATTACCACTCAAAATCCTATAGAATATAATGGTTCCCCTTTGATGAATAATAGAAAACAAGATGTGCCAACTACTTCCACACCCACTGAAAATGGATCAGATTCAAATCAGATTGTAGAACAAATAGTTTCTGCCAAAACTCAATCAGATAAATCAAGCAGTCCTCAAACTATTACTAAAGATGTTCCTACAAGTTCTATCTCGCATGACGCTAGAGAAGTAGAATCAAGTACTCGTTCTACAGGTGAGATAGGCTTCTCTGGAAAAActgaggcagcaaaggaaaCTCAGAAGCGTGAGCCCAAACCATTACAATTTCTGTTCAAAGAAAGTGATAAGAAACAAG ATAATGATGAGACGATTACAAGGGAGAGAGAAGAAAACAGGATGAAAAGCTCAAAAAAGTTGTCTGCTGTTTTCGATGTTACCGTGAATCCAattaaacaagaagaaaagacaGTTCCCTTGAGGGATGTGGGACGTAGCAAAGCCATTTCCCAGGGTTCGGTAAGCTTAGGTGAGAATATGGGGAAAGGCCTAGTGAAAGGAAAGGTCAAGGAATTCGCTCGAATTTTCAACCAAGAAGCTGTAACAAAACCCAAATTTGACTCCAACTCTCGATCTCAGGGTTCTACATACAAGAAGAGAGAGGCTTTAAGGGCAAAGAATGAA GTGGAAGGTGGTCCAGAACAATCCAAGAAGTATAACTCTGCCACAGAGACCACAAACATCTCTGCTAACATTTTGTCTCATGAAGAAGATATATCAGAACCAG AAATTCCTGATATATCATTTACTGTTATTGGAGATAAAGACGAGTCCTTCCATGGGAGTTTCATG ATACAAGTATTAGCCCAAGATGAAGATGAGGTCTTACAaaaccaagaaaatcaagaaatCCAG ACGATTGACAACAAGATAAAACAATGGTCTAAAGGGAAGGAAGGAAACATACGCTCCCTGCTATCGACATTACAatat TTCTGTAGCAGTTATGCATTCCAAGTATATGATCAAAGTAGGGATTATGGGTGTATTAGGCAGCTTGGACAAAGTGCATTCTCTTTGAGAGTTTCTCAACTCTGGGATAACATTCCTGCTCTAGTTTCC GTACTTTGGCCGGAGTGTGGATGGAAGTATGTGCCTCTTGTTGATATAATCGAAGGGAACGCAGTGAAAAGATCTTATCAAAGAGCTTTACTCTGTCTGCATCCAGATAAGTTGCAGCAAAAGGGTGCTTCTTcagaccaaaaatatattgcaGAAAAAGTTTTTGATATTTTACAG GTGTACTCCTCGAACCTCCCCAACAATTAG
- the LOC100820241 gene encoding J domain-containing protein required for chloroplast accumulation response 1 isoform X8, producing MERFYSSQRESLLLGYNNDYINSLIPRSSSSDSNSEVDFTDVFGGPPRRSSVNEARQTVGELSEEEGERGWCRWPPEREKPVFGEDSGNRRRHPTNKNSDFFDDIFGGEASGSVCSTPKKRVGDAFALSRVSSPLPLPPAADPVVGSLPATFSLPAKLTNGVDLPTFGSSTRNRNLSNINDGIVASNGLKPYRQSLLSQEFSNSSTSDKADKGSIMKQNISISEGSPGASNGQFHFSIYKWASKGVPMVMPLRTERNSRNKDKAKLERCSSAKEWIVSEITTQNPIEYNGSPLMNNRKQDVPTTSTPTENGSDSNQIVEQIVSAKTQSDKSSSPQTITKDVPTSSISHDAREVESSTRSTGEIGFSGKTEAAKETQKREPKPLQFLFKESDKKQDNDETITREREENRMKSSKKLSAVFDVTVNPIKQEEKTVPLRDVGRSKAISQGSVSLGENMGKGLVKGKVKEFARIFNQEAVTKPKFDSNSRSQGSTYKKREALRAKNEVEGGPEQSKKYNSATETTNISANILSHEEDISEPEIPDISFTVIGDKDESFHGSFMIQVLAQDEDEVLQNQENQEIQTIDNKIKQWSKGKEGNIRSLLSTLQYVLWPECGWKYVPLVDIIEGNAVKRSYQRALLCLHPDKLQQKGASSDQKYIAEKVFDILQADIFGIF from the exons ATGGAGCGATTTTATTCTTCTCAACGAGAGAGCCTTCTTTTAGGGTACAATAATGACTATATTAATTCTCTGATTCCGAGGTCGTCGTCCAGCGATTCGAACTCGGAGGTTGATTTCACCGACGTGTTTGGGGGGCCGCCGCGGCGGTCTTCGGTGAACGAAGCGCGGCAGACTGTGGGTGAATTGAGTGAAGAGGAAGGGGAAAGAGGTTGGTGCAGGTGGCCGCCGGAGCGGGAAAAACCGGTGTTTGGGGAGGATAGTGGAAACCGGAGGCGGCATCCCACAAACAAGAACAGTGACTTCTTCGATGATATATTCGGAGGAGAGGCATCAGGGAGCGTGTGTTCCACGCCAAAGAAGCGCGTTGGGGACGCTTTCGCGTTGTCTCGAGTGTCCAGCCCTCTGCCTCTGCCTCCTGCGGCTGATCCCGTTGTTGGCTCTCTCCCTGCAACCTTCAG CCTTCCTGCCAAATTGACAAATGGAGTGGACCTTCCAACATTTGGTTCCTCCACTAGGAATAGGAACCTCAGCAACATCAACGATGGTATTGTTGCTTCAAATGGATTAAAGCCTTATCGACAAAGTCTTCTATCACAGGAGTTTTCAAACTCCAGCACATCTGATAAAGCCGACAAAGGAAGCATTATGAAACAAAACATATCTATTAGTGAAGGTTCGCCTGGTGCTAGTAATGGCCAGTTTCATTTCTCAATTTACAAATGGGCAAGTAAAGGGGTGCCAATGGTGATGCCTCTTAGGACAGAGAGAAACTCAAGGAACAAAGATAAGGCTAAACTTGAGAGATGCTCAAGTGCTAAGGAATGGATAGTCAGTGAAATTACCACTCAAAATCCTATAGAATATAATGGTTCCCCTTTGATGAATAATAGAAAACAAGATGTGCCAACTACTTCCACACCCACTGAAAATGGATCAGATTCAAATCAGATTGTAGAACAAATAGTTTCTGCCAAAACTCAATCAGATAAATCAAGCAGTCCTCAAACTATTACTAAAGATGTTCCTACAAGTTCTATCTCGCATGACGCTAGAGAAGTAGAATCAAGTACTCGTTCTACAGGTGAGATAGGCTTCTCTGGAAAAActgaggcagcaaaggaaaCTCAGAAGCGTGAGCCCAAACCATTACAATTTCTGTTCAAAGAAAGTGATAAGAAACAAG ATAATGATGAGACGATTACAAGGGAGAGAGAAGAAAACAGGATGAAAAGCTCAAAAAAGTTGTCTGCTGTTTTCGATGTTACCGTGAATCCAattaaacaagaagaaaagacaGTTCCCTTGAGGGATGTGGGACGTAGCAAAGCCATTTCCCAGGGTTCGGTAAGCTTAGGTGAGAATATGGGGAAAGGCCTAGTGAAAGGAAAGGTCAAGGAATTCGCTCGAATTTTCAACCAAGAAGCTGTAACAAAACCCAAATTTGACTCCAACTCTCGATCTCAGGGTTCTACATACAAGAAGAGAGAGGCTTTAAGGGCAAAGAATGAA GTGGAAGGTGGTCCAGAACAATCCAAGAAGTATAACTCTGCCACAGAGACCACAAACATCTCTGCTAACATTTTGTCTCATGAAGAAGATATATCAGAACCAG AAATTCCTGATATATCATTTACTGTTATTGGAGATAAAGACGAGTCCTTCCATGGGAGTTTCATG ATACAAGTATTAGCCCAAGATGAAGATGAGGTCTTACAaaaccaagaaaatcaagaaatCCAG ACGATTGACAACAAGATAAAACAATGGTCTAAAGGGAAGGAAGGAAACATACGCTCCCTGCTATCGACATTACAatat GTACTTTGGCCGGAGTGTGGATGGAAGTATGTGCCTCTTGTTGATATAATCGAAGGGAACGCAGTGAAAAGATCTTATCAAAGAGCTTTACTCTGTCTGCATCCAGATAAGTTGCAGCAAAAGGGTGCTTCTTcagaccaaaaatatattgcaGAAAAAGTTTTTGATATTTTACAG GCAGacatttttggaattttttga